The sequence GCGTGCCGGACACCGGCGGCGCGTATCTGGTGCCTGCTTTTACCGGCCTGGGTGCCCCCTACTGGGACCCCTACGCCCGCGGCACCCTGGTGGGCCTGACCCGCAGCACCAGCGCGGCGCACATTGCCCGCGCCGCGCTGGAAGCGGTGGCGTTCCAGTCGGCCGAGCTGCTGCAGGCCATGCAGAGCGACTCGGGGCTGGAACTCAAAGAGCTGCGCGTGGACGGTGGAGCCAGCCGCAACAACCTGATGATGCAGTTCCAGGCCGACCTGCTAGGCGTGCCGGTGGTGCGGCCCAAAGTCACCGAGACGACCGCGCTGGGCGCCGCTTACCTGGCCGGTCTGGCGGTGCACTACTGGGACAGCACCGACGCCATCGAGCAGGGTTGGGCCGTGGACCAGACCTTTGAACCGCAGATGTCCGCCGATGAGCGTGACAGCCGCATGGCCGAGTGGCGCCGCGCCGTGGAGCGCAGCCGCGGCTGGATTCAGACGGAAGGCTAAGGCCTGCTTGCGCCCCCGCCGGGGCAGAGGGGAAGCGGGGCTGAACGCGTTCGGCCGCGCTTCCCTTTTTTCGCTCCTCCCACAACCAGCTCCCTTACGATCAGGTTTGAAATTATGTTCAGCTTATGCGAACATTTGTTCAAGACCATCCATGACCCTTCTCTCCCCTTCCGAAAGGACATCCCGACATGACCCAGCACACTTCTGACCCCCGCACCGCCCAGCTGCAGGCCGCAACCCAGAGCCGCGAGTGGGACTTTATCGTGGTGGGCGGCGGCGCTTCGGGCCTGGGCACGGCCGTGGAAGCCGCCACCCGAGGCTACTCGGTGCTGCTGCTAGAAGGCCACGACTACGCCAAAGGCACGTCCAGCCGCTCTACCAAGCTGGTCCACGGCGGCGTGCGCTACCTGGCCCAGGGCAACGTGAGCCTGGTGCGCGAGGCCCTGCACGAGCGCGGGCTGCTGCGCAAAAATGCCCCGCACCTGGTCCACGACCTGGAATTCGTGGTGCCCGGCTACACCTGGTGGTCGGCGCCCTTTTACGGCATCGGGTTGAAGATGTACGACCTGCTGGCCGGCAAACTGAACCTGGGCAGCTCGCGCTATCTGGACAAGCAAGCAGCGCTGCACCGCATTCCCACCCTGCAAAATGAGGGCCTGACCGGCGGCATCCTGTACTTCGACGGGCAGTTCGACGACGCCCGGCTGGCGATTACGCTGCTGCGCACGCTGGAAGACTTCGGCGGCGTGGCCCTGAACCACGCGCCCGTGACCGGACTGATCAAGGACGGAGGCCAGGTGCGCGGCGTGCGCTTCCGCGACGAGGAAACCGGCCAGGAGCATGCAGCCCGTGCCAGGGTCGTGGTCAACGCCACCGGCGTATGGGTGGACGATGTCCGCAAGATGGAAGACCCCAGCATCAAGCCCATGCTTTCGCCCAGTCAGGGCGTGCATGTGGTGGTGGACCGGAAGTTCCTCCCCGGCAACAGCGCCATCATGATTCCCCGCACCGACGATGGGCGGGTCCTGTTCGCCGTGCCCTGGCACGACCACGTGGTGATTGGCACCACCGACACAGCCGTGCCCGACACGTCCTTTGAGCCGCGCCCGCTGCCCGAGGAAATCGACTTTATCCTGCGGACCGCCGGCCGCTACATGAGTCCAGCCCCCACCCGTGACGACGTGAAAAGCGTATACGTGGGCCTGCGCCCGCTGGTGAAACCTGCCGACGCCAGCGATACCAAAGCCATCAGCCGTGACCACACCGTGGTGATTTCGGACGGCGGCCTGGTCACGCTGACCGGCGGCAAATGGACCACCTACCGCCGCATGGGCGAGGACACCGTGAACAAGGCCGAAAAGGTGGCGGGACTGCCGGGCCGTGTCAGCACCACCCAGGCCCTGCACCTGCACGGCTGGAGCGACGAGGAGCAGCCGGACCACTGGAAGGTGTATGGCACCGACGCGTGGCGCATCCAGGAGCTGCCCGGCGCGGACCAGCCCCTGCACCCGGCCCTGCCCTACACCGAAGCCGAAGTGCGCTGGGCCGCCCGCTTTGAAAGCGCCCGCACCGTGGAAGACGTGCTGGCCCGCCGCCTGCGTGCCCAGCTGCTGGACGCCCGCGCCAGCATGGAAGCCGCTCCCCGCGTGGCCGCGCTGCTGGCCGAGGAACTGGGCCAGGACGAAGCCTGGCAGCGCCAGCAAGTGCAGGAATACCGCGAGGTGACCCAGGGTTACCTGCTCCCCACCCAGAGCTGAGTACCGCCACACCCGCGCACTTCCAAACCCGTAGAGAACGCCCCCACCGCACTTGGCTGGGGGCGTTGCTGATAGCAAATGACGTTTGGTGAGTGACGTTCTTATAGGCCAGCGCACTGGCCGGTGCGGTTGCCCGCGACCTCGTTGTTCTGGCCGCTGACGCCTGCATTGCCCTCGCAGCTGAGGTTGCCGCCCACCTGAGCACCGGATACGTCCACAGGGCCCTGCTGGCCGCTGAATTCCAGGTTGCCGTCCACCGCCGCGCCGGTTACGCGGGCGCTTTGGCCGTCTTTCAGCGACACGCTCCCCTTCACCCGGCCCCCTTCGACCGCCAGGTCGTACACTTCTTCGCCCTGCACGCTGCCGCCCACCTGGGTGGCGGACAGGGTCAGCGCCGAGCCGCGCTGCAACACCACATTGCCGTCCACCTCGCTCTCGAACAGCTGGCAGTTGGCACCGGTGGGCACCACCACGTTGCCCGACACCGACTGGTGTGCCAACCGCGCCGTGCAGGTCAGGTCGCCCTCCACCTGCTCGGTCTTGGGGGCGGGCGGGCGGGCCACTTCAGGCTCGGCCACCGGCTCGGCCGCCACGGCAGTCTCACCGGCGGCCTTCTCGCTGGCCGCAGGCTGCGAGGCGACCGGTTCAGCCCCCGGCGCCACGGGAATCGGCACAGAGGGGACAGCCGAAGCCGTCGGCTCGGGTTCGGACGCGGGCTTGCAGGCCCCCAGGCTCAGCAGGGCAACGAATATCAGGGCGGTCTGTCTCAACATGCCCTGCTAGCCTAAAGCATTTTCAGCGGCCTGACCGAGGAAGAATGGACCGCAAACAGGCCGCTTGTGCCCGGCCCAGACTTCCCGCACCAAGCCGTTCACACTGTTCGGGGGCCGCCCGCCAAAGCCGAAGCGAACGACTCCGCCGTCCATATCACATGTTGCGGCGGTACTGCCCGCCCACCTCGAACAGCGCGTTCGTAATCTGCCCCAGCGAGCAGACCCGCACCGCGTCCATCAGCACAGCGAACACGTTCTCGCCGTCCAGCACGGCCTGTTGCAGCCGTTCCAACATGGCGGGTGCTTCGGCGGCATGCTCGGCCTGGAAGTGCTGCAGCCGCTGCAGCGCCGCTTGCTTCTCCTCTTCGGTGCCGCGTGCCAACTCCAGCTCGGGGGCTTCGGCGGGGTTGGGATTCAGGAAGGTGTTCACCCCGATGATAGGCAGGGTGCCGTCGTGCTTGCGGTGCTCGTACAGCATGGACTCTTCCTGAATCCGCCCGCGCTGGTAGCCGGTTTCCATCGCGCCCAGCACGCCGCCGCGCTCGGAGAGGCGCTCGAACTCGGCCAGCACGGCTTCTTCGACCATGTCGGTGAGCTGTTCGAAGAAGAAACTGCCCTGGTTGGGGTTCTGGTTCTTGGCCGCGCCCCACTCGCGGTTGATGATCAGCTGAATCGCCAGCGCCCGCCGCACGCTCTCGGCGCTGGGGGTGGTAATTGCCTCGTCGTAGGCGTTGGTGTGCAGGCTGTTGGTGTTGTCGTAGATGGCAATCAATGCCTGCAGGGTGGTGCGGATATCGTTGAAGTCCATCTCCTGCGCATGCAGCGACCGGCCCGAGGTCTGCACGTGGTACTTCAGCTTCTGGCTGCGCTCGGCGGCTCCGTACTTTTCCCGCATCGCCACGGCCCAGATACGGCGGGCTACCCGGCCCATCACCGAGTATTCCGGGTCCATGCCGTTGGAAAAGAAGAAACTGAGATTGGGCGCGAAATCGTCAATCTGCATTCCCCGCGCCAGGTAACTTTCCACGTAGGTAAAGCCGTTGGCGAGCGTAAAGGCCAGCTGGGTAATCGGGTTGGCCCCGGCCTCCGCGATGTGATACCCGCTGATGCTGACCGAGTAGAAGTTGCGGACCTCGTTCTGCACGAAGTATTCCTGAATGTCGCCCATCACCTTGAGGCTGAATTCGGTGCTGAAGATACAGGTGTTCTGGCCCTGGTCCTCCTTGAGAATGTCGGCCTGCACGGTCCCGCGCACCTGCCGCAGCGTTTCGGCCCGCAGCTCGGCGCGCTCCTGCTCGGTGGGTTCGCGGCCCTCGCGCTCGGCAAACTTGGCAGCGTCCTTTTCAATCGCCACATTCAGGTACATCGCCAGGATGGTGGGCGCCGGGCCGTTGATGGTCATGCTGACCGAGGTGCTGGGGTCGCTCAGGTCAAAACCGTCAAACAGCACCCGCATGTCGTCCAGCGTGGCGATACTCACGCCGCTGGTGCCCACCTTGCCGTAGATGTCGGGGCGAGGATCAGGGTCCTGGCCGTACAGCGTGACCGAATCGAAGGCCGTACTCAGGCGCTTGGCGGGCATCCCTTCCGAAATCAGCCGGAAGCGCCGGTTGGTGCGGGCCGCGTCGCCCTCGCCCGCGAACATGCGGGTGGGGTCTTCGCCCTCACGCTTGAAGGGGAACACGCCCGCCGTGAAGGGAAAACGGCCTGGCAGGTTTTCCGCACGCAGGAAGCGCAGCAGGTCGCCGTGGTCGCTCAGGCGCGGCAGGGCCACCTTGGGAATGTGCAGCCCGCTGAGGCTGACCGTGGTCAGCTCGGTGCGAATCTCGCGGCCACGCACCTGGGTCACCATCTCGTCGCCGGCGTAGTCGTCCTGGGTCTGCGGCCAAGCCTCCAGCAGCTGGCGGCTTTCCGGACTCAGCTGCCCCTCGCGCTCGGCAATCTGGGCACTCAGGTCCGCGCCGCTCAGCTGCTGGGCATGGCGCAGGTCCTGCACTTCGCGGGCCAGCCCTGCTTGGGCCTCGGTCTCGGCGTGGTAGCCGCGCACCGTCTCGGCAATCTCGGCCAGGTAGCGGGCGCGGCTGGCCGGGACAATCTCATGGGTGCGGGTGCTGGCCTTGCCGTCCGGGCGGGTCAGCTTGCCTTCGGCCCAGCTGTGGCCGCGCTCCGCCAGAGCGTCCTTCACGCCGAAATACAGCGCGGTCACGCCGTCGTCGTTGAACAGGCTGGCCTGGGTGCCGTACACCGGCATATCGGCGGGCATCTTCTCCCAGGCTTCGCGGTTGCGCTGCAGCTGCTTGCCCACGTCCCGCTGGGCATCCTGGGCGCCCCGGCGGTCAAACTTGTTGATGGCGACCAGGTCGGCAAAGTCCAGCATGTCGATTTTTTCCAGCTGGCTGGCCGCGCCGAACTCCGGCGTCATCACGTACAGGCTGAGGTCCACGTGCGGGGTAATGGCCGCGTCCCCCTGCCCGATGCCCGAAGTCTCCACGATAATCAGGTCGAAACCCGCCACCTTACAGGCCGCAATCACGCCCGGCAGCGCCGCGCTGATTTCGCTGCCGGCCTCGCGGGTCGCCAGCGAGCGCATGTACACCTGCGGCGTGTCAATCGCGTTCATGCGGATACGGTCGCCCAGCAGGGCGCCGCCCGACTTGCGCCGCGACGGGTCAATGGAAATGACCGCCACCCGCTTGGAGTCGTGCTGGTCCAGCCGAATACGCGAAATCAGCTCGTCGGTCAGGCTGGACTTGCCCGCGCCCCCGGTCCCGGTGATGCCCAGCACCGGCGTCCCGATACCGGCCGCCTGAGCCTCCAGCCGCGTGCGCTCCTCAGCGGGCAGGGTGCCGTCTTCCAGCGCGGAAATGTAGCGGGCCAGTTCACGGGCGCTTCCCTGCGCCAGCACTTCCAGCGGCGGTGCGGGTGGGCGCGCAGCAGCGGCGGCGCGGCGCATCACGTCCTCGATCATGCCCACCAGTCCCAGCCGCTGGCCGTCCTCAGGCGAATAGATGATGACTCCGGCTTCCTGCAACTCGCGGATTTCGGCCGGCACAATCACGCCCCCGCCCCCACCGAACACCTGAATGTGCCCGGCGCCGCGCTCGTCCAGCAGTTCGCGCATGTACCGGAAATACTCCACATGCCCGCCCTGATAGCTGCTCACCGCAATGCCGTGGGCATCTTCCTGAATGGCCGTGTTCACCACCTCGTCCACACTGCGGTTGTGGGCCAGGTGAATCACTTCGGCACCCTGGCTTTGCAGGATGCGCCGCATGATGTTGATGGAAGCGTCGTGCCCGTCGAACAGGCTGGCGGCGGTTACGAAGCGCAGGCGGCCATGCGCGGGGTGCAGGCCGGTCATGGCGGTGTCGGGCTGACGGTCAAGTGTGGTCATGGCATCTCCTTGTGGCCGGAAGCGGGGTCCGCACCAATTCAGCGCTGCAGCGGCCAGCTTCCGGGAAAACCGAGTTGTGGGTTGCCTCAGAGAATACCGCAGCTGGCAGGTCAAAAACCTGTCCTCTCCCCTGGCCCGGTTATAGCTTGCGGCAGTACAGGGGGCAGCCCGCCCCTTCCCCGCCACACTTGCCACGCCCAGCTGCGCAGAGGCCCGCACATACGGCCAGCGGACTTTCTGGCAGCAGAAGCGTCCTTGTCGGTGCCCCGCTCAGCCCATCAAAAAACCCCTCCAGGCGGAGAGGGCAGCTCGACCATACTCAGCGTTCAGCCCTGCATTTCTTCCTGCGCCTCTGCCTGCGCTGCTGGCCTGCCCGCTTCGGGGCGCAGCAGCGGGAACAGCAGCACGTCGCGGATAGAGTCGGAATCGGTCAGCAGCATGGCGAGGCGGTCCATGCCCATGCCCATGCCAGCGGTGGGCGGCATGCCGTATTCCAGCGCCAGCAGGAAATCTTCGTCCTGCTGGTGGGCCTCGTCGTCGCCAGCCTCGCGGCGGGCC is a genomic window of Deinococcus proteolyticus MRP containing:
- a CDS encoding glycerol-3-phosphate dehydrogenase/oxidase, producing the protein MTQHTSDPRTAQLQAATQSREWDFIVVGGGASGLGTAVEAATRGYSVLLLEGHDYAKGTSSRSTKLVHGGVRYLAQGNVSLVREALHERGLLRKNAPHLVHDLEFVVPGYTWWSAPFYGIGLKMYDLLAGKLNLGSSRYLDKQAALHRIPTLQNEGLTGGILYFDGQFDDARLAITLLRTLEDFGGVALNHAPVTGLIKDGGQVRGVRFRDEETGQEHAARARVVVNATGVWVDDVRKMEDPSIKPMLSPSQGVHVVVDRKFLPGNSAIMIPRTDDGRVLFAVPWHDHVVIGTTDTAVPDTSFEPRPLPEEIDFILRTAGRYMSPAPTRDDVKSVYVGLRPLVKPADASDTKAISRDHTVVISDGGLVTLTGGKWTTYRRMGEDTVNKAEKVAGLPGRVSTTQALHLHGWSDEEQPDHWKVYGTDAWRIQELPGADQPLHPALPYTEAEVRWAARFESARTVEDVLARRLRAQLLDARASMEAAPRVAALLAEELGQDEAWQRQQVQEYREVTQGYLLPTQS
- the icmF gene encoding fused isobutyryl-CoA mutase/GTPase IcmF, translating into MTTLDRQPDTAMTGLHPAHGRLRFVTAASLFDGHDASINIMRRILQSQGAEVIHLAHNRSVDEVVNTAIQEDAHGIAVSSYQGGHVEYFRYMRELLDERGAGHIQVFGGGGGVIVPAEIRELQEAGVIIYSPEDGQRLGLVGMIEDVMRRAAAAARPPAPPLEVLAQGSARELARYISALEDGTLPAEERTRLEAQAAGIGTPVLGITGTGGAGKSSLTDELISRIRLDQHDSKRVAVISIDPSRRKSGGALLGDRIRMNAIDTPQVYMRSLATREAGSEISAALPGVIAACKVAGFDLIIVETSGIGQGDAAITPHVDLSLYVMTPEFGAASQLEKIDMLDFADLVAINKFDRRGAQDAQRDVGKQLQRNREAWEKMPADMPVYGTQASLFNDDGVTALYFGVKDALAERGHSWAEGKLTRPDGKASTRTHEIVPASRARYLAEIAETVRGYHAETEAQAGLAREVQDLRHAQQLSGADLSAQIAEREGQLSPESRQLLEAWPQTQDDYAGDEMVTQVRGREIRTELTTVSLSGLHIPKVALPRLSDHGDLLRFLRAENLPGRFPFTAGVFPFKREGEDPTRMFAGEGDAARTNRRFRLISEGMPAKRLSTAFDSVTLYGQDPDPRPDIYGKVGTSGVSIATLDDMRVLFDGFDLSDPSTSVSMTINGPAPTILAMYLNVAIEKDAAKFAEREGREPTEQERAELRAETLRQVRGTVQADILKEDQGQNTCIFSTEFSLKVMGDIQEYFVQNEVRNFYSVSISGYHIAEAGANPITQLAFTLANGFTYVESYLARGMQIDDFAPNLSFFFSNGMDPEYSVMGRVARRIWAVAMREKYGAAERSQKLKYHVQTSGRSLHAQEMDFNDIRTTLQALIAIYDNTNSLHTNAYDEAITTPSAESVRRALAIQLIINREWGAAKNQNPNQGSFFFEQLTDMVEEAVLAEFERLSERGGVLGAMETGYQRGRIQEESMLYEHRKHDGTLPIIGVNTFLNPNPAEAPELELARGTEEEKQAALQRLQHFQAEHAAEAPAMLERLQQAVLDGENVFAVLMDAVRVCSLGQITNALFEVGGQYRRNM